One window of the Parasphingopyxis algicola genome contains the following:
- a CDS encoding 3-hydroxybutyrate dehydrogenase has product MFLTGKTAIITGSTSGIGLTYAKALAAEGASVMINGFGDADEIEAERTALEETSGAKAVYSDADMSDPAAIEAMVTQCAEELGTADIAIANAGIQHVSPIEDFPVEKWDAIIAINLSSAWHLARLTVPAMKRKGWGRIICTASAHSLVASPDKSAYVAAKHGMAGLVKTVALETAQDGITVNCISPGYVWTPLVEQQIPDTMRARGMTRDEVMNDVLLAAQPSKAFVTPEQVASFALYLCRDEAASITGANLSMDGGWTAQ; this is encoded by the coding sequence ATGTTTCTGACAGGCAAAACGGCGATCATTACCGGGTCCACCTCCGGCATCGGCCTGACCTACGCCAAGGCGCTCGCCGCCGAGGGCGCGAGCGTCATGATCAACGGGTTCGGCGATGCGGACGAGATCGAGGCTGAGCGCACGGCGCTGGAAGAGACTTCGGGCGCCAAGGCCGTCTATTCGGATGCCGACATGTCCGATCCGGCGGCGATCGAGGCGATGGTGACGCAATGCGCGGAGGAACTCGGCACCGCCGATATCGCGATCGCCAATGCGGGCATCCAGCATGTCTCGCCGATCGAGGATTTTCCGGTCGAGAAATGGGATGCGATCATCGCGATCAATCTCTCCTCGGCCTGGCATCTGGCGCGGCTCACCGTACCGGCGATGAAGCGGAAGGGCTGGGGGCGGATCATTTGTACCGCCTCGGCGCATTCGCTCGTCGCGAGTCCCGACAAATCGGCCTATGTCGCCGCGAAGCACGGCATGGCCGGGCTGGTCAAGACGGTCGCGCTCGAAACCGCGCAGGACGGGATCACCGTCAACTGCATCAGCCCCGGCTATGTCTGGACGCCGCTCGTCGAACAGCAGATTCCCGACACGATGCGGGCACGCGGAATGACGCGGGACGAGGTGATGAACGATGTGCTGCTGGCCGCGCAACCGAGCAAGGCGTTCGTCACGCCGGAACAGGTGGCGAGCTTCGCCCTCTATCTGTGCCGCGACGAAGCCGCCTCGATCACCGGCGCGAACCTCTCGATGGACGGCGGCTGGACGGCGCAGTAG
- a CDS encoding DUF4893 domain-containing protein, translated as MTGRTNATIAAIPAALLLSACAYTTGVTGPEAGSNPDQELPTFWQSIATTDDRRRISNWRRAFREGVADAAAGGHANEVAAEGVLLRPDAGLADPRPPAGDYRCRFVKLGSQGSVPLSFVAYPWFRCRIDDQGETMRFRKLTGSQRPSGTFYPENRLRMVFLGVLELGDETRSHVYGRDANRDMAGTLERIGEARWRIVLPYPRFESIVDVLELVPENDPSPDRSRP; from the coding sequence ATGACGGGGCGCACGAACGCAACAATCGCAGCGATACCAGCGGCTTTGCTGCTCTCTGCCTGCGCCTATACGACCGGGGTGACGGGGCCGGAGGCGGGCTCCAATCCCGATCAGGAACTGCCGACCTTCTGGCAATCGATCGCCACGACGGACGATCGCCGCCGGATTTCGAACTGGCGCCGCGCCTTCCGCGAGGGCGTCGCCGACGCAGCGGCGGGCGGCCATGCGAACGAGGTGGCGGCCGAGGGCGTGCTGCTGCGTCCCGATGCGGGCCTTGCCGATCCGCGCCCGCCCGCGGGCGACTATCGCTGCCGCTTCGTGAAACTGGGCTCGCAGGGCAGCGTGCCGCTGTCTTTCGTCGCCTATCCCTGGTTCCGCTGCCGAATCGACGACCAGGGCGAGACGATGCGCTTCCGCAAGCTGACCGGATCGCAGCGTCCGAGCGGGACCTTCTATCCCGAGAACCGACTCAGGATGGTTTTTCTCGGCGTCCTCGAACTGGGCGACGAAACCCGGTCTCATGTCTATGGCCGCGACGCCAATCGCGACATGGCCGGGACGCTCGAACGGATCGGCGAAGCGCGCTGGCGGATCGTGCTGCCCTATCCGCGCTTCGAATCCATCGTCGACGTGCTCGAGCTGGTGCCGGAAAACGACCCATCGCCGGACCGCTCCAGACCATAG
- a CDS encoding patatin-like phospholipase family protein: protein MADADPSSQPALPLPDQTALVLQGGGALGSYQAGVFEALARAGIMPDWVAGISIGAINAAIIAGNPPESRVDQLRSFWEGVTAALPSLPVWPNDYMRELLHEWSAGFVAAFGVPGFFQPRPVPPFLALPGSEAALSFYDSGPLGDTLDAHVDWGRVNGGDVRLSVGAVNVETGNFRYFDSAAEPLDARHIMASGALPPGLPPVEIDGCLWWDGGLVSNTPLQHVVAERTGDLLVFQVDLFSATDVRPTTIDDVMARAKEIRYSSRTRQITDQFLDHCNMAGTIRAALDKLPESLCDDPDIVALKALAEEPAINIVHLIYKANAWEGGARDYEFSRRTMEEHWQAGRDAVAETMDQGDVIARNIVDGRSAAFDLNPV, encoded by the coding sequence ATGGCAGATGCGGACCCCTCCTCCCAGCCGGCCTTGCCGCTGCCCGACCAGACGGCGCTGGTGCTTCAGGGCGGCGGCGCGCTCGGTTCCTATCAGGCGGGCGTGTTCGAGGCGCTGGCCCGTGCGGGTATCATGCCCGACTGGGTCGCCGGCATATCGATCGGCGCGATCAATGCCGCGATCATCGCCGGCAATCCGCCCGAAAGTCGGGTCGACCAGCTGCGCAGTTTCTGGGAAGGGGTGACCGCCGCCCTGCCGAGCCTTCCGGTCTGGCCCAACGACTATATGCGCGAACTGCTGCACGAATGGTCGGCGGGCTTCGTCGCGGCCTTCGGCGTTCCGGGCTTCTTTCAGCCGCGGCCCGTTCCGCCCTTTCTCGCGCTTCCGGGCAGCGAGGCGGCGCTGAGTTTCTACGATAGCGGCCCGCTCGGCGATACGCTCGACGCGCATGTCGACTGGGGGCGGGTCAATGGCGGCGATGTCCGCCTGTCGGTCGGCGCGGTGAATGTCGAGACCGGCAACTTCCGCTATTTCGACAGCGCGGCGGAGCCGCTCGACGCGCGGCACATCATGGCCTCGGGCGCGCTGCCGCCGGGCCTGCCGCCGGTCGAGATCGACGGCTGCCTGTGGTGGGACGGCGGGCTCGTTTCCAACACCCCGCTCCAGCATGTCGTTGCCGAACGGACCGGCGACCTGCTCGTCTTCCAGGTCGATCTGTTCAGCGCCACCGATGTCCGCCCGACGACGATCGACGATGTGATGGCGCGCGCGAAGGAGATCCGCTATTCGAGCCGCACCCGGCAGATCACCGATCAGTTTCTCGACCATTGCAACATGGCCGGAACCATCCGCGCCGCGCTCGACAAGCTGCCCGAAAGCCTGTGCGACGATCCCGATATCGTCGCGCTCAAGGCGCTGGCCGAGGAGCCGGCGATCAACATCGTCCATCTGATCTACAAGGCCAATGCCTGGGAGGGCGGCGCGCGCGATTATGAATTTTCGCGGCGGACGATGGAGGAGCATTGGCAGGCCGGCCGCGACGCCGTAGCCGAAACGATGGACCAGGGCGATGTGATCGCCCGCAACATTGTCGACGGCCGGAGCGCCGCCTTCGACCTGAACCCCGTCTAG